The following are from one region of the Natrinema sp. HArc-T2 genome:
- a CDS encoding MFS transporter has protein sequence MVLEQEPADGRADPLDAFRQFFALERDVLVLSLAMFAFSLGFQMTSRYMAEYMSALGASVFVIGLFGTFGNVISAVYPYPGGAISDLIGSRYALTAFGFCSTLGFAVWLVAPALADVAVGPTSLAIVAIFLGLLLAQAWKSFGLGATFAIVKQAVSPSQLAAGFASTETFRRSAFLVGPLVAATLFFPFGSSDDSVVTAFQLLLLVAVGFGVVGTVVQHVRYRPDADDIGTEFEGATQLLADLRAMPAELRPLLIGDTLVRFANGMVYVFFVIVVTRFLEVGLAVSLPIVGAIALSPQSYFGLLLGLEMVVALLTMIPVAKAAERVGLKPVVALGFVVYAVFPILLINAPADPAVLAVLFAFSGLRFAGLPAHKALIVGPAEQGAGGRVTGAYYLLRNVVVIPSAALGGLLWDGVSNPLTGTQVFAGDPVVAFSIATGIGLVGTAYFLLFGEEFEAYR, from the coding sequence ATGGTTCTCGAACAGGAACCCGCAGACGGGCGGGCTGATCCACTGGACGCGTTCCGGCAGTTTTTCGCGCTCGAACGGGACGTGCTCGTCCTCTCGCTGGCGATGTTCGCCTTTAGCCTCGGCTTTCAGATGACGAGCCGGTATATGGCCGAGTACATGTCGGCGCTTGGAGCCTCCGTGTTCGTCATCGGACTCTTTGGCACGTTCGGGAACGTCATCAGCGCCGTCTACCCCTATCCGGGCGGCGCGATCTCGGATTTGATCGGCTCGCGGTACGCCCTGACAGCCTTTGGGTTCTGCTCGACGCTCGGCTTCGCGGTCTGGCTCGTTGCGCCCGCACTCGCGGACGTAGCCGTCGGTCCGACATCGCTTGCGATCGTTGCGATCTTTCTCGGGTTACTGCTCGCACAGGCGTGGAAATCGTTCGGACTCGGAGCGACCTTCGCCATCGTCAAGCAGGCGGTGTCACCCTCGCAACTGGCCGCCGGCTTCGCAAGCACCGAGACGTTCCGCCGGAGCGCCTTCCTCGTCGGCCCGCTGGTCGCCGCCACACTCTTTTTCCCGTTCGGCTCGAGCGACGATTCGGTCGTCACCGCCTTTCAGCTGCTCTTGCTCGTCGCTGTCGGCTTCGGCGTCGTCGGGACGGTCGTCCAGCACGTCCGCTACAGGCCCGACGCGGACGACATCGGCACGGAGTTCGAGGGGGCCACCCAGTTGCTGGCCGACCTTCGTGCGATGCCTGCCGAACTTCGGCCCCTGCTGATCGGTGATACGCTGGTCCGCTTCGCCAACGGGATGGTCTACGTCTTCTTCGTCATCGTCGTCACCCGGTTTCTCGAGGTCGGCTTGGCCGTCTCCCTGCCGATCGTCGGCGCGATCGCGCTCTCGCCGCAGTCGTACTTCGGGCTGCTGCTCGGGCTCGAGATGGTCGTCGCTCTGTTGACGATGATTCCGGTCGCGAAGGCCGCCGAACGCGTCGGACTGAAGCCGGTCGTCGCGCTCGGGTTCGTGGTCTATGCAGTCTTTCCGATCCTGTTGATCAACGCACCCGCCGATCCGGCCGTCCTCGCGGTCCTCTTTGCGTTCTCGGGGCTTCGGTTCGCGGGCTTGCCGGCCCACAAGGCGTTGATCGTCGGCCCCGCCGAACAGGGTGCTGGCGGTCGGGTGACTGGTGCGTACTATCTCCTGCGGAACGTGGTCGTCATCCCGAGCGCCGCACTCGGCGGCCTGCTCTGGGACGGCGTCTCGAACCCGCTGACCGGTACGCAGGTGTTCGCCGGCGATCCGGTCGTCGCCTTCTCCATCGCGACGGGAATCGGCCTCGTCGGCACCGCGTACTTCCTGCTGTTCGGCGAGGAGTTCGAAGCCTATCGGTAG
- a CDS encoding DUF502 domain-containing protein has product MASWKRDFASGLVVLGPILVTLYAIYWLYGLVAGLTPGLILNPDALEPLISGSSAQAAQTREQVAQFLRVIVALTVFVILTFSVGYLMRTTIGGLVERLVDNVANRVPVIRVVYNASKMAAETAFGEQESLQKPVKIETWEGLRMTAFKTGKMTTDGREVLFLPTSPNITTGYVIEVEPSEITELDEDVEDALTRVLSAGFGDANHRGMDAGISIDVIDEAKTGRSDDD; this is encoded by the coding sequence ATGGCATCGTGGAAACGGGACTTCGCCAGTGGGCTCGTCGTCCTGGGTCCCATTCTCGTCACGCTCTACGCTATCTATTGGCTTTATGGACTGGTTGCCGGTCTGACACCGGGACTGATTCTTAACCCCGACGCGCTCGAGCCGCTCATTTCCGGCTCGAGCGCGCAGGCCGCACAGACGCGCGAGCAGGTGGCCCAGTTCCTCCGCGTGATCGTCGCGCTGACCGTCTTCGTCATCCTGACGTTTTCTGTCGGCTATCTCATGCGGACGACGATCGGCGGGCTGGTCGAACGGCTCGTCGACAACGTTGCGAATCGAGTGCCCGTGATCCGGGTCGTCTACAACGCCTCGAAGATGGCCGCCGAGACGGCCTTCGGGGAACAGGAATCGCTCCAGAAGCCGGTCAAGATCGAGACCTGGGAGGGACTTCGGATGACTGCGTTCAAGACCGGCAAAATGACCACCGACGGTCGCGAAGTCCTGTTTCTGCCGACCTCGCCGAATATCACGACGGGCTACGTCATCGAAGTCGAACCGAGCGAGATTACGGAACTCGACGAGGACGTCGAGGACGCGCTGACACGTGTGCTCAGTGCCGGCTTCGGTGACGCGAACCATCGCGGCATGGACGCCGGCATCTCGATCGACGTCATCGACGAAGCGAAGACAGGCAGGTCCGACGACGACTAA
- a CDS encoding branched-chain amino acid transaminase produces MGFDEMDVDTIWMDGEFVDWDEAQVHVLTHGLHYGSGVFEGARCYETEKGPALFRWEEHLERLFQSAKPYEMDIDFTKEELTEATKELIQRQELPSCYVRPIAYYGYNSLGVSPKDCPTRTAIAVWPWGAYLGEDALENGIDVMISSWRKHASSQIPTNAKTSGLYVNSMLAGEEARRNGYAEAIVLNKEGNVAEGPGENVFLVRDDEIYTPGLSESILDGITRDSVITIAEELGYTVHDNVSISRGELNTADELFFTGSAAEVTPIRKVDNVVIGDGSRGPVTEEIQQKFFEIVEEAPDEYAEWFEFVDIE; encoded by the coding sequence ATGGGATTCGACGAGATGGACGTCGATACGATCTGGATGGACGGCGAATTCGTCGACTGGGACGAGGCGCAGGTCCACGTTCTCACACACGGCCTCCACTACGGGTCGGGTGTCTTCGAGGGCGCACGCTGTTATGAAACCGAAAAGGGCCCCGCGCTGTTCCGCTGGGAGGAACACTTAGAGCGACTATTCCAGTCTGCAAAGCCCTACGAGATGGATATCGACTTCACGAAGGAGGAACTCACCGAGGCGACGAAAGAACTCATTCAGCGCCAGGAGCTTCCCTCCTGTTACGTTCGCCCGATCGCTTACTACGGCTACAATTCTCTCGGTGTGAGCCCCAAGGACTGCCCCACTCGCACTGCTATCGCAGTCTGGCCGTGGGGAGCCTACCTCGGCGAGGACGCCCTCGAGAACGGCATCGACGTGATGATCTCCTCGTGGCGGAAACACGCCTCGAGTCAGATTCCGACCAACGCCAAGACGAGCGGGCTCTACGTCAACAGCATGCTCGCCGGCGAGGAGGCCCGCCGCAACGGCTACGCGGAAGCCATCGTCCTGAACAAGGAGGGCAACGTCGCCGAAGGCCCCGGCGAGAACGTCTTCCTCGTGCGCGATGACGAGATCTACACGCCCGGGCTCTCGGAGTCGATCCTCGACGGCATCACCCGTGACTCCGTGATCACGATCGCCGAGGAACTGGGCTACACCGTCCACGACAACGTCTCCATCTCGCGTGGCGAACTCAACACCGCTGACGAACTGTTCTTTACTGGCTCTGCAGCCGAAGTCACGCCCATCCGGAAGGTCGACAACGTCGTCATCGGCGACGGCTCGCGCGGCCCCGTGACCGAAGAGATCCAGCAGAAGTTCTTCGAAATCGTCGAGGAAGCCCCCGACGAGTACGCCGAGTGGTTCGAATTCGTCGACATCGAATAA
- the ribB gene encoding 3,4-dihydroxy-2-butanone-4-phosphate synthase translates to MTGQAGPRSNADGVANAGRDVSSSAFDDALEALRAGEPILVHDAADREGETDLIYHADAVTPEAVARLRNDAGGLVCVALGHDIAEAFDLPFYSEAIDHPATADHELGYDDRSSFSLTVNHRDTYTGITDEDRSTTIQALGEAAATPATTDFANEFRVPGHVHLLKGAPDLLAQREGHTELGLALADAADRSPAVVVCEMLDDDTGAALSPADARAYAERHGFAYLEGREVLERLGDAAGQA, encoded by the coding sequence ATGACCGGCCAGGCCGGTCCGCGGTCGAACGCCGATGGGGTCGCGAACGCGGGGAGGGACGTGTCCTCGAGTGCGTTCGACGACGCGCTCGAGGCGCTGCGGGCTGGCGAGCCGATCCTCGTCCATGACGCAGCCGACCGCGAGGGCGAGACGGACCTGATCTACCACGCCGACGCTGTCACGCCCGAGGCTGTCGCCCGGCTTCGCAATGACGCCGGTGGGCTGGTCTGCGTTGCACTGGGCCACGACATCGCGGAGGCGTTCGATCTCCCCTTCTACTCGGAGGCGATCGACCACCCCGCGACGGCTGACCACGAACTCGGCTACGACGATCGCTCGTCGTTCTCGCTGACGGTCAACCACCGCGATACCTACACCGGGATCACCGACGAGGACCGCTCGACAACCATTCAGGCACTCGGCGAGGCCGCCGCCACGCCCGCGACGACTGACTTCGCCAACGAGTTCCGGGTCCCCGGCCACGTCCATCTGCTGAAAGGTGCCCCCGACCTGCTCGCCCAGCGCGAGGGTCACACCGAACTCGGCCTCGCACTGGCCGACGCCGCCGACCGCTCGCCCGCTGTCGTCGTCTGTGAGATGCTCGACGACGACACCGGCGCAGCACTCTCTCCCGCTGACGCCCGCGCCTATGCCGAGCGCCACGGCTTTGCCTACCTCGAGGGCCGAGAGGTCCTCGAGCGACTCGGGGACGCTGCCGGGCAAGCGTAA
- a CDS encoding DUF120 domain-containing protein, protein MSVLAESAVGHDELAVLKLLALEGGLEGDVKISCSHLADRLDASSQTASRRLQRLESADLLERDTVSDGQWVAVTETGERTLHAEYEDYRRIFETDAQVALEGTVTSGMGEGRHYISLSGYQRQFEQRLGYEPFPGTLNVDLREDSVRRRSAMASLEPVPIDGWESEERTYGPAVCYPATIETADGEVYDNAHTIAPERTHHDDDQLEVIAPDKLREELGLEDGDHVTVSVGDRE, encoded by the coding sequence ATGTCTGTACTAGCTGAGTCCGCCGTCGGGCACGACGAACTCGCCGTGCTCAAACTCCTCGCACTCGAGGGCGGACTCGAGGGCGACGTCAAAATCTCCTGTTCGCATCTCGCCGACCGCCTCGACGCGTCGAGTCAGACCGCCTCCCGTCGGCTCCAGCGCCTCGAGAGTGCCGACTTGCTCGAGCGTGATACCGTCAGCGACGGCCAGTGGGTCGCGGTTACGGAGACCGGCGAACGGACGCTGCACGCCGAGTACGAGGACTACCGGCGGATCTTCGAGACGGACGCCCAGGTCGCACTCGAGGGCACCGTCACCAGCGGCATGGGCGAGGGCCGCCACTACATCTCGCTGTCGGGCTATCAGCGCCAGTTCGAGCAGCGCCTGGGCTACGAGCCGTTCCCCGGCACGTTGAACGTCGACCTCCGCGAGGACAGCGTCCGCCGACGCAGCGCCATGGCCTCGCTCGAGCCCGTCCCCATCGACGGCTGGGAGTCCGAAGAGCGAACCTACGGCCCTGCCGTCTGTTATCCCGCAACGATCGAAACCGCCGACGGCGAGGTCTACGACAACGCCCACACCATCGCACCCGAACGCACCCACCACGACGACGACCAACTCGAGGTGATCGCCCCCGACAAGCTCCGCGAGGAACTCGGACTCGAGGACGGCGATCACGTCACCGTCTCGGTGGGTGATCGCGAATGA
- a CDS encoding glycosyltransferase produces the protein MKRFLEALFGLLALTGLPYLIYLGVYYLRRPSGTPANTWPREPSVSIVLPTYNEAAIVESKLEELVDLDYPMAKVEIVVVDSSDDGTAELVESFFTDRAEPQLTLIREDERRGLAVALNEAYAAAANEVVVKTDCDSRIAPDAVRRAVANLADPAVAAVTGRNAEVLGDSEVERGYRDIQTMIQVLESHIDSTLIFHGPFSAFERDAIVPVDEDSLADDTELALKIRRNGGRVVFDPAIHYREAAHSSFGKRREQKDRRAMGLLRLLWRHRDALGRHGAYGRVVLPFNWWFMVVSPWLVATGLALATIGSLAMLGPLGLATPAGILVFTALGSRDALGPLQPLYSLLDTQISLFRASVALLRARADGDDETHDGTWTPDEELREVLQ, from the coding sequence ATGAAGCGGTTCCTCGAGGCGCTGTTCGGACTGCTCGCACTGACAGGCCTGCCGTATCTGATATATCTCGGCGTCTACTACCTCCGACGGCCATCGGGCACGCCGGCCAATACGTGGCCCCGAGAACCGTCGGTGAGCATCGTCCTGCCGACGTACAACGAGGCCGCCATCGTCGAGTCGAAACTCGAGGAACTGGTCGATCTCGACTATCCCATGGCAAAGGTCGAGATCGTCGTCGTCGACTCGAGCGACGACGGAACAGCCGAGTTGGTCGAGTCCTTCTTCACCGACCGAGCCGAACCGCAGTTGACGCTCATTCGTGAGGACGAACGTCGGGGGCTCGCAGTCGCGCTGAACGAGGCCTACGCGGCTGCAGCCAACGAGGTCGTCGTCAAGACCGACTGTGACTCCCGGATCGCACCCGATGCCGTCCGGCGGGCCGTGGCGAACCTCGCCGATCCCGCCGTCGCGGCGGTAACCGGTCGCAACGCCGAGGTCCTCGGCGACAGCGAAGTCGAACGGGGCTACCGCGATATCCAGACGATGATTCAGGTGCTCGAGTCACACATCGACTCGACGCTGATCTTCCACGGGCCGTTCTCGGCGTTCGAACGAGACGCGATCGTCCCGGTCGACGAGGATTCGCTCGCCGACGACACCGAACTCGCGCTGAAGATTCGGCGCAATGGCGGTCGGGTCGTCTTCGATCCAGCCATCCATTACAGGGAAGCCGCTCACTCGTCGTTCGGCAAGCGCCGCGAGCAGAAAGACCGGCGCGCGATGGGGCTGTTGCGGCTGCTGTGGCGACACCGAGACGCGCTCGGCCGCCACGGGGCCTACGGCCGGGTCGTCCTCCCGTTTAACTGGTGGTTCATGGTCGTCTCGCCGTGGCTCGTCGCGACCGGACTCGCGCTGGCGACGATCGGGTCGCTGGCGATGTTGGGTCCGCTCGGGCTGGCGACGCCAGCCGGCATCCTCGTGTTCACCGCACTCGGCTCGCGCGACGCGCTCGGACCGCTCCAGCCGCTCTACTCGCTGCTCGACACCCAGATCTCGCTGTTTCGGGCGAGTGTTGCCCTGCTTCGTGCTCGAGCCGACGGCGACGACGAGACTCACGACGGCACGTGGACACCCGACGAGGAACTCCGGGAGGTGTTACAGTGA
- a CDS encoding alkaline phosphatase family protein — protein MTTLGIIALDAADYDLAREWGCENMLLETHGKLETFAHSGENPNTLEVWTSVATGVEPPSHGLASTGEQQQWRNPILAYASAVAPYLLPKEARVRIGTWLRGDGGATEDGGGNDGVGMTLRQTDHPHLFEPANRVVRWWPGVTPGEHLSETWHWLNLASTGELTDDDLWRRLYGNAGLEAGWLQGMGQTDVAVAGVHMHALDAAGHAFATHPDRLREVYERIDRLLGSVREHVDDLLVLSDHGMQVAWIDDDSEPGFHSWRALASTTLADDPPKSVFDVRDWVDTHAADSDDRRAERQPAVMDTTEEQLRDLGYLE, from the coding sequence ATGACGACGCTGGGGATCATCGCCCTCGACGCTGCCGACTACGACCTCGCCCGCGAGTGGGGGTGTGAGAACATGCTCCTCGAGACCCACGGGAAACTCGAGACGTTCGCTCATTCAGGCGAGAACCCGAACACACTCGAGGTCTGGACGTCGGTCGCGACGGGCGTCGAGCCGCCATCCCACGGCCTCGCTTCGACCGGCGAGCAACAGCAGTGGCGTAATCCGATCCTCGCGTACGCGAGCGCGGTGGCCCCCTACCTCCTGCCAAAGGAGGCACGCGTCAGGATCGGCACGTGGCTGCGCGGGGACGGCGGCGCGACCGAAGACGGCGGTGGCAACGACGGCGTCGGGATGACGCTCCGTCAGACCGACCACCCACATCTCTTCGAGCCTGCAAATCGCGTCGTCCGCTGGTGGCCCGGCGTCACTCCCGGCGAACACCTGAGCGAGACGTGGCACTGGCTTAACCTCGCCTCGACCGGCGAACTCACGGACGACGACCTCTGGCGGCGGCTGTACGGGAACGCCGGACTCGAGGCCGGCTGGCTCCAGGGAATGGGACAGACGGATGTCGCCGTCGCCGGGGTCCACATGCACGCCCTCGACGCCGCCGGCCACGCTTTTGCGACGCATCCGGACCGCCTGCGTGAGGTGTACGAACGGATCGATCGCCTGCTCGGGTCCGTCCGCGAGCACGTCGACGACCTGCTGGTGCTGTCGGATCACGGCATGCAAGTCGCGTGGATCGACGACGATTCCGAACCCGGCTTTCACAGCTGGCGGGCGCTCGCATCGACGACGCTCGCCGACGACCCGCCAAAAAGCGTGTTCGACGTTCGCGACTGGGTCGACACACACGCCGCCGACAGTGACGACAGGCGAGCCGAGCGACAGCCGGCAGTGATGGACACGACGGAAGAACAGCTTCGGGATCTGGGCTACCTCGAGTGA
- a CDS encoding lipopolysaccharide biosynthesis protein: MTDATSVSLGGETVKATVAKFTMAAIGFAGTVVFARVLGPTGFGGFYLLFSLVKLGDRAVNGWGTAIMKRFSEVGAPERELIGGQLVFTLGWLGLMGAVSVLASQWLVSYTGLAAAPVLFVVLMGAVTLYEPTDRVVQARGLVGASMWVDTFRSLLTFPLQLALVLLGLGAAGMAYGLAAATLLSLPVLWRFVRTKPAIPSRDTLESLWSYAKYSIPNSFLGQTYDRFDILLLGYLLAPAAAGQYEVALKLTVPATFVMMAAQSVLMARVSRLHSQGEDVSDDVSNTLAFASIVAVPLFFGAAAMPEQLVVTAFGSEYADAATLLVGLALFQIVSTQSGPLTSAIGGIDRPEANTWISSTTLALNIVLGVALTLAYGAIGVVIATIVAETLRYGLSAVVVKRELPAVELFPRTLLEQVAAAVLMFVLVRPLVDIVTVDRWYHLLGVVAFGAAVYSVALFAISHKLRVTVEGVVRESRLDVTGNN; this comes from the coding sequence ATGACGGACGCGACGTCGGTCAGCCTTGGCGGCGAGACGGTGAAGGCAACGGTCGCAAAGTTCACGATGGCTGCGATCGGCTTCGCTGGCACCGTCGTCTTCGCGCGGGTGCTCGGGCCGACCGGGTTCGGCGGGTTCTACCTGCTCTTCTCGCTGGTCAAACTCGGCGACCGGGCGGTCAACGGCTGGGGGACGGCGATCATGAAACGGTTCTCGGAAGTCGGGGCTCCCGAGCGGGAGCTAATCGGCGGCCAACTGGTGTTTACGCTCGGCTGGCTGGGACTCATGGGCGCGGTCAGCGTCCTCGCGTCGCAGTGGCTCGTGTCCTATACGGGACTCGCCGCGGCACCGGTGTTGTTCGTCGTCCTGATGGGTGCCGTCACGCTCTACGAGCCGACCGACCGCGTCGTCCAGGCGCGGGGACTCGTCGGCGCTTCGATGTGGGTCGACACCTTCCGGTCGCTGTTGACGTTCCCGCTCCAGCTTGCACTCGTTCTCCTCGGACTCGGTGCCGCCGGCATGGCCTACGGGCTGGCTGCGGCGACGCTTCTCTCGCTGCCGGTTCTCTGGCGGTTCGTGCGGACGAAACCGGCGATACCCTCCCGCGACACGCTCGAGAGCCTCTGGTCGTACGCGAAATACAGCATTCCGAACTCGTTTCTGGGACAGACCTACGATCGGTTCGACATCCTCCTGCTCGGCTATCTCCTCGCGCCGGCGGCAGCCGGCCAGTACGAAGTCGCGCTGAAGCTCACCGTCCCGGCAACGTTCGTGATGATGGCCGCCCAGAGCGTGCTGATGGCCCGTGTCAGCCGACTTCACAGCCAGGGCGAAGACGTCAGCGACGACGTCTCGAACACGCTCGCGTTCGCGAGCATCGTCGCTGTTCCCCTGTTCTTCGGTGCGGCTGCGATGCCCGAACAGCTCGTCGTGACGGCGTTTGGCTCCGAATACGCCGACGCCGCCACGCTGTTGGTTGGGCTCGCGCTGTTCCAGATCGTGAGCACACAAAGCGGCCCACTCACGAGCGCGATCGGCGGGATCGACCGACCGGAAGCCAACACGTGGATTTCGTCGACGACGCTTGCGCTGAACATCGTCCTCGGCGTCGCGCTGACGCTTGCCTACGGGGCGATCGGGGTCGTCATCGCGACGATCGTCGCCGAGACGCTCCGCTACGGCCTCTCTGCAGTCGTCGTCAAACGGGAGCTGCCGGCAGTCGAACTCTTTCCCCGGACGCTGCTCGAGCAAGTTGCCGCGGCGGTGTTGATGTTCGTGCTGGTCCGACCGCTCGTCGACATCGTCACTGTCGATCGGTGGTATCACCTCCTCGGCGTCGTCGCGTTCGGTGCAGCGGTGTACTCGGTGGCGCTGTTCGCCATCAGCCACAA